One genomic segment of Cystobacter fuscus DSM 2262 includes these proteins:
- a CDS encoding CHAT domain-containing protein encodes MACERIAAFVDGELSTSEAEEFQAHLAGCADCQASLEDQLQASLAVRSAAASRRAPRREPFRPSWAHRTTRMWSAGVAMAALVLLGLLAAWWMRPASPDVGAQLLALAPTRSLEGRLGYPGLDGYRSSGTLREGASGSAELDVRLLARLEEQGDFHGLATAYLLAGEFERAEKALERLPPSPDVDSDRALAALGRGEPERALVVLDRALRAAPEHPRAHWNRGVALRAMSLELAAAMEFQLVADRREPGWSEEAKRLAEGLRASAASRSRAWTDMNAAGMALALEGTALPAAMVRRNPDLVRLYLYHAIRAAVSREQVLALAPLARTLDAEARNPTASDYVQRVARADFARRAPLARTYRALLEDARSLTGEAAEAYLTRLRRAGERELLLGAILLLRVEHQHLEELRALVEESGEAVWYRAPLVKAQVAEDLSHGDGARAEQRLVAAIDECHRARLEYRCVSLQAELSGLYNQLDRRQEAMGPARAALDVARRLGDWHHEEELVLALITSARLSHEPALARAYLDEYLQRAPEHCERRADYHHQRALLAIEALDVEAARREVARARECAAPPSLFELAVYGDLLRFGTTGDERAYVARRLELLREEASFTPGARLLLEQMGARILIETDRREGQRRLREIIAAALPLRATDIEARKAWSYAHQTLVMDAGKAGEFDEALRVLAAGQERAAPASCLLAVAGQDERVLFVARGARGDVRGEYLGQRTRPLLEDFPAVPPAVLEQLAGCDAVRVLAEPVILGRPGLLGPERAWSYLVPGGGEQKVPEAGLPPKHVVVSDVEPPATLGLPRLLPWNRAPRPGEFLLRGASATPDAVLAELEDATEVEFHAHGLIRSGFSDASFLALSPESDGRYALTVSDLQGISLRGAPLVLLAACRANGGALRYYAVASLPAAFIQAGARSVVAPASPIPDEQGGAFFQALLDEVGRGATPAQALARTRSVWLRDRPAPWVSELVLFE; translated from the coding sequence ATGGCTTGCGAGCGGATCGCCGCCTTCGTGGATGGGGAGCTGTCCACGAGCGAGGCCGAGGAGTTCCAGGCCCACCTCGCGGGGTGCGCCGACTGTCAGGCCTCCCTGGAGGATCAACTCCAGGCGAGTCTCGCCGTGCGGTCCGCCGCGGCCTCGCGCCGTGCCCCACGCCGCGAGCCCTTCCGCCCCTCCTGGGCCCACCGCACCACCCGGATGTGGAGCGCGGGCGTGGCCATGGCGGCCCTCGTGCTGCTCGGCCTGCTGGCGGCGTGGTGGATGCGGCCCGCGTCCCCCGACGTGGGGGCCCAATTGCTCGCGCTCGCGCCGACGCGCTCCCTGGAAGGTCGGCTCGGCTACCCGGGCCTGGATGGCTACCGGAGCTCCGGCACGTTGCGCGAGGGGGCCTCGGGTTCCGCGGAGCTGGACGTGCGGCTGCTGGCGCGGCTCGAGGAGCAGGGGGACTTCCACGGCCTGGCGACGGCGTACCTGCTCGCCGGTGAGTTCGAGCGCGCCGAGAAGGCCCTGGAGCGTCTGCCCCCCTCGCCGGACGTGGACAGCGACCGCGCGTTGGCGGCGCTGGGGCGGGGCGAGCCCGAGCGGGCCCTCGTGGTGCTGGATCGCGCGCTGAGGGCGGCGCCGGAGCACCCGCGCGCCCATTGGAACCGCGGTGTCGCGTTGCGCGCGATGTCGTTGGAGCTGGCCGCCGCCATGGAGTTCCAACTCGTGGCGGACCGGCGCGAGCCGGGGTGGAGCGAGGAGGCGAAGCGGCTGGCGGAGGGGTTGCGCGCGAGCGCCGCGTCCCGGAGCCGTGCGTGGACGGACATGAACGCCGCCGGCATGGCGCTCGCGTTGGAGGGAACGGCGCTGCCCGCCGCGATGGTCCGCCGCAACCCGGACCTGGTGCGGCTCTACCTCTACCATGCGATTCGCGCCGCGGTGTCCCGGGAGCAGGTGCTCGCGCTGGCGCCGCTGGCCCGCACCTTGGACGCCGAGGCCAGGAACCCCACCGCGTCCGACTACGTGCAACGCGTGGCCCGGGCCGACTTCGCGCGCCGCGCGCCGCTGGCCCGCACGTACCGCGCGCTGCTGGAGGATGCCCGGTCGCTGACGGGCGAGGCGGCGGAGGCGTACCTCACGCGCCTGCGCCGCGCGGGCGAGCGGGAGTTGCTGCTCGGCGCCATCCTCCTGCTGCGCGTCGAGCACCAGCACCTGGAGGAGCTGCGCGCGCTCGTCGAGGAATCGGGCGAGGCCGTGTGGTACCGCGCGCCGCTGGTGAAGGCCCAGGTGGCGGAGGATCTGTCGCATGGAGATGGCGCCCGGGCCGAGCAGCGGCTCGTGGCGGCGATCGACGAGTGCCACCGGGCCCGGCTGGAGTACCGGTGCGTGTCGCTCCAGGCGGAGCTCAGCGGCCTCTACAACCAGTTGGATCGCCGTCAGGAGGCGATGGGACCCGCGCGCGCGGCGCTGGACGTGGCGCGCCGCCTCGGGGATTGGCACCACGAGGAGGAGCTCGTGCTCGCGCTCATCACCAGCGCGCGCCTGAGCCACGAGCCCGCGCTCGCCCGGGCCTATCTGGACGAGTACCTGCAACGCGCACCGGAGCACTGCGAGCGGCGCGCGGACTACCACCATCAACGCGCGCTCCTGGCCATCGAGGCGCTGGACGTGGAGGCGGCACGGCGCGAGGTGGCGCGGGCTCGCGAGTGCGCGGCGCCGCCTTCCCTGTTCGAGCTCGCCGTCTACGGTGATCTCCTGCGCTTCGGCACGACCGGGGACGAGCGCGCGTACGTGGCGCGGCGGCTGGAGTTGTTGCGCGAGGAGGCGTCGTTCACGCCGGGCGCGCGGCTGCTGCTGGAGCAGATGGGGGCGCGCATCCTCATCGAGACGGATCGGCGCGAGGGGCAGCGACGCCTGCGCGAGATCATCGCGGCGGCCTTGCCCCTGCGCGCCACGGACATCGAGGCGCGCAAGGCCTGGTCCTACGCCCACCAGACGCTGGTGATGGATGCCGGGAAGGCGGGGGAGTTCGACGAGGCCCTCCGCGTGCTCGCCGCCGGACAGGAGCGCGCCGCGCCGGCCTCGTGCCTGCTCGCGGTGGCGGGGCAGGACGAGCGCGTCCTCTTCGTGGCGCGTGGCGCCCGGGGGGACGTGCGGGGCGAGTACCTGGGGCAGCGCACCCGTCCGCTCCTCGAGGACTTCCCCGCGGTGCCCCCGGCGGTGTTGGAGCAACTCGCGGGGTGTGACGCCGTGCGGGTGCTCGCCGAGCCCGTGATCCTGGGACGTCCCGGACTGCTGGGACCCGAGCGGGCCTGGAGCTACCTGGTCCCCGGGGGCGGCGAGCAGAAGGTGCCCGAGGCCGGACTTCCTCCCAAGCACGTGGTGGTGTCGGATGTGGAGCCGCCGGCCACGCTCGGTCTGCCGCGCCTGCTGCCGTGGAACCGCGCGCCGCGACCGGGAGAGTTCCTCCTGCGGGGTGCGTCGGCCACTCCCGACGCGGTCCTGGCGGAGCTCGAGGACGCCACCGAGGTGGAGTTCCATGCGCACGGCTTGATCCGCTCGGGCTTCTCCGACGCGTCCTTCCTCGCGCTGTCGCCCGAGTCCGACGGCCGCTACGCGTTGACGGTCTCGGACCTCCAGGGGATTTCGCTCCGGGGCGCGCCGCTGGTGCTGCTCGCTGCGTGCCGCGCCAATGGGGGCGCCCTGCGCTACTACGCCGTGGCGAGCCTGCCCGCGGCGTTCATCCAGGCGGGTGCCCGGTCCGTGGTGGCTCCCGCCTCGCCCATCCCCGATGAGCAAGGAGGCGCCTTCTTCCAGGCCCTGCTCGACGAGGTAGGGCGGGGAGCGACACCCGCCCAGGCCCTGGCGAGGACGCGCTCCGTCTGGCTGCGCGACAGACCGGCCCCGTGGGTGTCGGAACTCGTGCTTTTCGAATGA
- a CDS encoding class I SAM-dependent methyltransferase, with product MDLRAYNREAWNRQVAKGDRWTIPVGPEVIAAARRGDWSVVLTPCKPVPREWFGSLAGKDVLGLASAGGQQCPVFAAAGARVTVFDNSPAQLARDAEVAEREGLGIRRVEGDMSDLSAFADESFDLIFHPCSNCFSPEIRPVWHEAFRVLRPGGVLLAGFSNPIVFLFDPELDKQGGPRLKYRMPYSDVASLTDEERRRYTDEGEPLCVAHSLEDQIGGQLDAGFLLTGFYEDKHSEGDRLSEYLSGFCATRALKPATR from the coding sequence ATGGATCTGCGTGCCTACAACCGTGAGGCCTGGAACCGCCAGGTGGCCAAGGGGGATCGGTGGACGATTCCCGTGGGACCCGAGGTGATCGCCGCGGCGCGCCGGGGGGATTGGAGCGTGGTGCTCACCCCGTGCAAGCCCGTGCCGCGCGAGTGGTTCGGTTCGCTGGCGGGCAAGGACGTGCTGGGGCTGGCGAGCGCGGGCGGGCAGCAGTGTCCGGTGTTCGCCGCCGCCGGGGCACGCGTCACGGTGTTCGACAACTCGCCCGCCCAGCTCGCGCGGGATGCCGAGGTGGCCGAGCGCGAGGGCCTCGGCATCCGCCGCGTGGAAGGCGACATGAGCGACCTGTCCGCCTTCGCGGACGAGAGCTTCGATCTCATCTTCCATCCCTGCTCCAACTGCTTCTCGCCGGAGATCCGCCCCGTGTGGCACGAGGCCTTCCGGGTGCTGCGCCCCGGTGGCGTGCTGCTCGCGGGCTTCTCCAACCCCATCGTCTTCCTGTTCGACCCGGAGTTGGACAAGCAGGGTGGGCCGCGGCTCAAGTACCGCATGCCGTACTCGGACGTGGCGAGCCTCACCGACGAGGAGCGGCGCCGCTACACCGACGAGGGCGAGCCCCTGTGCGTGGCGCACTCGCTGGAGGATCAGATCGGCGGGCAGCTCGACGCGGGCTTCCTGCTCACCGGCTTCTACGAGGACAAGCACTCCGAGGGAGATCGGCTGTCGGAGTACCTGTCGGGGTTCTGCGCCACCCGGGCGCTCAAGCCCGCCACCCGGTAG
- a CDS encoding alpha/beta fold hydrolase produces the protein MTSAIRSVFTLALLLCALPALSQEKKAPEPLGIALEGYAYPAPVQFLPLTVQGQDVRMAYMDVPPSGKANGRTVVLFHGKNFFGAYWRDTIRALGQGGYRVVVPDLLGFGKSSKPAIDYSFHLLAAQTKRVLEKLGVSKAAIVGHSMGGMLATRFALLFPETTTHLVLENTLGLEDYRVLVPWRATEELYKGQLDTTEESVRKYQKTYYVTWRPEYDEYVQVIYRQTLGGEYPRLAWVSAATEQMIYQQPVVHEFPQVTAPVLLVIGQADRTTIGRARVSPEALTKLGQFPEMGRRAAKAFPRATLVEIPNVGHIPHLEAPEKWHEALLGFLGK, from the coding sequence ATGACCTCCGCGATCCGCTCCGTGTTCACCCTCGCGTTGCTGCTGTGTGCCCTGCCCGCCCTCTCCCAGGAGAAGAAAGCCCCCGAGCCGCTCGGCATCGCGCTCGAGGGCTACGCCTACCCCGCCCCCGTCCAGTTCCTCCCGCTGACCGTTCAGGGCCAGGACGTGCGCATGGCCTACATGGACGTGCCCCCGAGCGGCAAGGCCAACGGGCGCACCGTCGTGCTGTTCCACGGCAAGAACTTCTTCGGCGCCTACTGGCGCGACACCATTCGCGCGCTCGGCCAGGGGGGCTACCGCGTCGTGGTGCCGGATCTGCTCGGCTTCGGCAAGTCCTCCAAGCCGGCCATTGACTACAGCTTCCACCTGCTCGCCGCCCAGACGAAGCGGGTGCTGGAGAAGCTCGGAGTCTCCAAGGCCGCCATCGTGGGGCACTCCATGGGCGGCATGCTCGCCACGCGCTTCGCGCTCCTGTTCCCGGAGACCACCACGCACCTCGTCCTGGAGAATACCCTCGGCCTGGAGGATTACCGCGTCCTCGTGCCCTGGCGCGCCACCGAGGAGCTCTACAAGGGCCAGCTCGACACCACCGAGGAGTCGGTGCGCAAGTACCAGAAGACGTACTACGTCACGTGGCGTCCCGAGTACGATGAGTATGTCCAGGTCATCTACCGCCAGACGCTCGGGGGCGAGTACCCGCGGCTGGCCTGGGTGTCCGCCGCCACCGAGCAGATGATCTACCAGCAGCCGGTGGTGCATGAGTTCCCGCAGGTGACGGCGCCGGTGCTGCTCGTCATCGGGCAGGCGGATCGCACCACGATTGGCCGGGCGCGCGTGTCGCCCGAGGCCCTGACGAAGCTGGGCCAGTTCCCGGAGATGGGCCGGCGCGCCGCGAAGGCCTTCCCCCGCGCCACGCTCGTGGAGATCCCCAACGTGGGGCACATCCCCCACTTGGAGGCCCCCGAGAAGTGGCACGAGGCGCTGCTCGGGTTCCTCGGCAAGTGA
- a CDS encoding RNA polymerase sigma factor — translation MEFPFRFTRTRSPVRTPVPASGAPGSAREFQELVARCQPQLEERARFLCRGRNPSDAKDLLQDTYERAFRAFHTYDRSAPPLPWLASILVRRFLDMCRQDKRHPQQEFTEGLDVASEEAAPAETWAGYTLEDVWRAVEKLPEEFRDVVRLKDMEGLSYARIAEQLGIAPMTVGTRLFRARKRLKDILLEQAQPGGVE, via the coding sequence GTGGAATTCCCGTTCCGATTCACCCGCACCCGGAGTCCGGTACGGACCCCCGTCCCCGCGAGCGGCGCTCCCGGGTCCGCGCGGGAGTTCCAGGAACTGGTGGCTCGCTGCCAGCCGCAACTGGAGGAGCGCGCCCGCTTCCTGTGCCGGGGCCGCAACCCCTCGGATGCGAAGGATCTGCTCCAGGACACCTACGAGCGGGCGTTCCGCGCCTTCCATACCTATGACCGCTCCGCGCCCCCCCTGCCGTGGCTGGCCTCCATCCTCGTCAGGCGATTCCTCGACATGTGCCGGCAGGACAAGCGCCATCCCCAGCAGGAATTCACCGAGGGCCTGGACGTTGCCAGCGAGGAGGCGGCTCCGGCGGAGACGTGGGCGGGCTATACGCTGGAGGACGTCTGGCGCGCGGTGGAGAAGCTGCCGGAGGAATTCCGGGACGTGGTGCGGTTGAAGGACATGGAAGGTCTGTCGTACGCGCGCATCGCCGAGCAGCTGGGCATCGCCCCCATGACGGTGGGCACCCGGCTGTTCCGGGCGCGCAAGCGGCTCAAGGACATCCTTCTCGAGCAGGCGCAGCCCGGAGGTGTCGAGTGA